The genomic segment TCATAACGGAACTCCCGTTTCATTAGATCCGGATCCGATGCTACCGTGAGGACTCTAACGGAACCAGAGTTCCATTAGATCGCGCTCTCTGATCGGTCAAGGAAGGCCCGTCATGTCCGCACCCAGCACCCTGCACGCCCCGGGCACCGGCTCCACGAGCCAGCTGACCGGCCGGCTCCGGATCACCCTGGTCGTGCTGCTCGTCGCCCAGTTCATGCTGGCCGTCGACTTCTCGATCCTGAACGTCGCGCTGCCCGTCATCGGCGCCGGCCTCGGCTTCCCGCTCGCCGACCTGCAGTGGATCGCGACCACGTTCGCCCTGGCCGCGGCCGGGTTCACGCTGCTGCTCGGCCGGGTCGGCGACCTGCTCGGCCGCAAGCGGATCTTCCTGGCCGGGCTGGCGGTCCTCGCCGCCGCATCGCTGCTCGGCGGCTTCGCCACCAGCCCGCCGACGCTGCTCGTCGCCCGGGTCGCGCAGGGCCTGGCCACCGCCGCCGTCACCCCGGCCGGCCTCGCCCTGCTGACCACGTCGTTCCCGGAAGGACCGTTGCGGCAGAAGGCACTCGGGCTCAACGGCGCGCTGATGTCCGCCGGGTTCACCACCGGCGCCATCCTCGGCGGCGTGCTGACCGACCTGCTGTCCTGGCGCTGGTCGTTCCTGCTCAACGTGCCCGTCGCGGTGGCCGTCCTGGTCGTCGCACCGGCGGTCGTCACCGACTCGCGGCCGGCAGCCCGGCCGCGGCTCGACCTACCCGGCGCGCTGAGCGTCACCGCCGGCCTGCTGGGCATCGTGTACGGGCTGACCCGGGCCGGCGAACACGGCTTCGCCGACCCGGCCGCGCTGCTCGGCCTGCTCGCCGGCGCTGCCCTGCTCGTCGTCTTCTATCTGGTCGAACGGCGGGTGCCGGAGCCCCTGGTACCGGTCCGCATCCTGACCCGGCGCACCGTGGCGTGGGGCAACACCGCCGGCCTGCTCGCGTTCGTCACCGAGACCTCGCTCGTCTACCTGCTCACCCTGTACCTGCAGAAGACGCTCGGGTTCTCCGCGCTCGGCGCCGGGCTGTCCTTCGGCGTGCTGGGCATCGGCACCGTGCTCGGCGGGATCGCGGCGCCCCGGCTGATCGCCCGTACCTCCCCCACGGTCGCCCTCGTCGCGGGCGGCCTCGTCCAGGCGGCCGGTACCGGCGCCCTGCTGCTCATCGGAGCCCAACCGGCCTGGCTGGCGCTGCTGCTGCCGGCCACGTTCGTCGGCGGGGTGGGCAACATGGTCGTCATCGTCGGCTTCATGGTCACCGCGACCTCCGGGCTGCCCGGCGCGGAACAGGGCCTCGCTTCCGGCCTCGCCACCATGTCCCAGCAGGTCGGCATCACGATGGGCACCCCGGTGCTGTCCGCCGTCGCCACCGCGGCGATGGCCGGCGCGGTCGGCGGATCGGCCGTGCTGCACGGGGTGCGGGTCGCGATCGGCGCCAACGTCGGGATCGTGCTGCTCGGCGTCGCGCTCGCGGCCCTGTTCCTCGCGCGTCGCAGCCGGCGCCAGCGGGCTTGACCATCGCCTCCCCGTACGCCGGGCCCTTCTCGTCGGGCCCCGGCGTACCGGGCCGTCGCCGGTGCGGTGCACGGTCGGCCCCGGTGCGGTCGTGGTGCGGTCGGTGCGCGGTCGGGGTGGCCCCGGGGTGCGGGGTGCGGGGTGCGGGGTGCGGGGTGCGGGGTGCGGGGTGCGGGGTGCGGTCGGGGGGTGCGGTCAGCGCGCGGCGAAGTCGGCGATGGCGTGCCGCAGGGCGTCCGGGGTCAGGCCGTGCGCGACGTCGTGGTCGGCCGGGGTACCGAAGCGGTGCAGGTCGACCCGCCGTACCCCGAGACCGAGTGTCCGATGTGGACGATCGGGCAGCGCGTCGTCGACCACCCGGGCCGAGGTGCCGGCAAGGTACGGCTCGACCAGGACCACGGTGTCGCCGGCCGCACCGGCCAGTTCGCGCAGCCCGGCGGCGTCGAACGGCCGCACCGTGTTGGTGTATGCGACGGTCACGTCCAGGCCGACCGTCGCCGCGAGGACCGCGGACAGCATCGGCCCGACCGCCACCACGAC from the Actinocatenispora thailandica genome contains:
- a CDS encoding MFS transporter, with protein sequence MSAPSTLHAPGTGSTSQLTGRLRITLVVLLVAQFMLAVDFSILNVALPVIGAGLGFPLADLQWIATTFALAAAGFTLLLGRVGDLLGRKRIFLAGLAVLAAASLLGGFATSPPTLLVARVAQGLATAAVTPAGLALLTTSFPEGPLRQKALGLNGALMSAGFTTGAILGGVLTDLLSWRWSFLLNVPVAVAVLVVAPAVVTDSRPAARPRLDLPGALSVTAGLLGIVYGLTRAGEHGFADPAALLGLLAGAALLVVFYLVERRVPEPLVPVRILTRRTVAWGNTAGLLAFVTETSLVYLLTLYLQKTLGFSALGAGLSFGVLGIGTVLGGIAAPRLIARTSPTVALVAGGLVQAAGTGALLLIGAQPAWLALLLPATFVGGVGNMVVIVGFMVTATSGLPGAEQGLASGLATMSQQVGITMGTPVLSAVATAAMAGAVGGSAVLHGVRVAIGANVGIVLLGVALAALFLARRSRRQRA